The genomic region CTACGATAAGGAACGTTGGAAAATCGCGCCTgctgaggtgctgcaggtgtcGCCGAAGCTGGACGGTatccgctgcgtcgccgcgtaCCGAATAGACACGAAGCAGGTGCTCTTCTTCAGCCGCTCCGGCACGCTCTTCGAGTGCTGTGATGACGCCATCGAGCCAGCGCTGCAGTACCTCTTCGAGAAGGACCCGACACTCGTTCTTGACGGCGAGCTGTACAACGACTCGATCAACCTAGCGCAGCTTAGCACTGCGTGTAAAACAGCAGGAAAAACAACCCCGCCGCCCCCCACGGCGGCATTGGCTGAGGCAGACCCGGTGTTGGCCTTTTACAACGCTCTCCTCGTTGCCGCATATGGAAAAAAGAAGCATAAGGGTGGCTGcgcccctgccgctgctgtgccacAGGCAGATGCGCCGACAGTGATCCGCTTCGATCAGCTCACGTCGGCGATCCGCACGACACGTCAGTGGCGCACCCCTGAAGTTgcggctctgcagcgccagctgcagtACCACGTCTTCGATGTCCTTTACAGCCGTGAGTTCCCCTACGGCCGAGGGTCGGCGGTTCCGTTCAGCGTCCGCTACGGCGTTCTTGAGCGACTGCTGGCATCCGCGACAGCTTACAATCTCGCGCATATTTCCCAGTACAATCcactggtgctgcggcgcgtgccGAGCTATTCGTGCACCATCGATGCCGTTGACGCCGTGCTGCAAGCCGCCATACGGGTGGGCTACGAGGGCATCATGATCCGCCGTGAGTGCCAAGGCGCCACGACGGCTGCCGGCAAGGACGGCAGCGAAAAGGTGGAGTCGGCAACCAAGAAGATTAAGCGGTGCGCTGCATCCAGCGGAAGTAAAGCCGGCGCGGGGGCTGCGACGGCGAACAGTGACGGCGGGTACGGCTatgggcagcgcagcagcacgttgCTGAAGTACAAGGTGATGCAGGATGCAGAGTACGTCATCGTAGGCGCGGTGGAAGGCTCCGGCAAGTGGAAGGGCTTTCTCGGCTCTTTCATCTGCGTGACACCAGACAAGAAGCACCGCTTCACCGTCACCCCAGCGAGCACTGATGCCGACAAGCGGCGGATGTGGCAGTCGTGGAAGACGGTTTACAAGGGGAAGGCGCTGACGGTGCAGTACCAGGAGATCACCGCAGACGGCGTACCGCGCTTCCCGGTGGGCAAGTGCgttcgcggcgcagctgatggGCGTGATTGGCTGTAGTCGTTTTGGAACGAACGGGCGAAGGAGTGACGGAGGTCGAGGAGACTGCAGGGGCGGAGGACGTGCGCGATGTCGTGTTAACGTTctgcactctctctctcttccccttttccTCCCTTCGAGTTAGCGAAGACAAGGGCCCGCTCACACGCACGGTAGAGTCGTACGCGCACCCCGAGCATCGACACCTCCGTGTGTTGTTCTTGGTAATCCGGCTTAGACCCTCGACCATAGGTGCCCTGAGTCCTCTTGCCCTCTCGGCTGTCACCTCTGCCCTCTAGCCGCCCCGCGTCCTCGGAGACTCTTCGGAGACAtcaccccaccaccacacatCGGGTCCGATATCCCCCATCGCTGTAGCGCACGTCATCCTGGCCCACGACACTGGCCACCTTtacgcaccccctccccttcctcgaTCATAGAGACGCACCCTCACTGCACCAACACCCTTCTAAATCTACGTGGGCGCCTTCCATCTCTTTCACTTGTGATTTGTCGCGGTCACATGGTTGTCGTCTtgcccttccccaccccctgtCGTTTCCCGCACACGCTGCCGGCTGCATCCGTTTTTGGTGCCgcatctctctttttttttttcgaggtGCGCGTGGGTGCTGTGTTGCCGCCACCAACGCCacctcccacccacccccctcgCGTCACCGCCCCTCCTTCTGTCGTCGGCATGCCGAttggcgtgccgctgctcaccTCTCTTGTGGCGGATCCTTCACAGTGAATTTCTCAATTCGCAGGTCAAtcgtgagagagggagagaagtgGGGGATGGTTGGGCGAGGCGGTGATGTCaatggtggcggtggtgcggtgaAGGCGCGAACGGCATGTGCGGTGCTGCCccgctgttttttttttgtttgtttgtttggtCTGTtctcttcacctcctccttgtgTACCATTTttcatctctcttttttgtATCACTCGTCATCCTTCACTGTGTTTCCCtccctgcgtgtgtgcgagcgtgCGTGGCACCGCCTAGACTGCAGCAGTCATTCGCCTCGTCTCTCTTGCTCGCCACGCTCGCAGCACGTTGCACCACGGGATCACATCATGCGAGTCTCTAGTCTTGTACCGCGAGATGCACCGCCCCTCTGCACCCacctcccttttttctttcttcgcGGCTCGCTGCTCGCCCTCACGCTTGAGTCTTCATACGGAGTGTAACCAGTAACGTCTGCCTGACTGTATGAtgtcccacccacccactcccACCCCTTCACTTTCAAGCTGGTGTGCGATGTGGCGCGAGTGTGAGAGAGACTGCTGCGACCGCATGTTCTTCGCGGAAGAGGTAACGGCGCCGCTCAACGGCCCCGTCGTCTTCTCGCTCCCTACTCCCTCCCCTTGCCTCTCCCCTCGTTCTCTCAAGTGCATTCGCTTGGAATCACGGAGGGTGTTGCTCACCCTCTGCCCACCActgcgccaccgctctctctcttctctgtccATCTTTTTTGTCTCCCCTTCGGGCTGCGGGCGGACAACGCGGTtggacacacgcacgcacctaTGCGTGTATACGGCATTCCTCACGCTTAGTTGCCCGCTCACTTCACGTGCACCGGTAAAAGTTCCGCTAATTGGAGCCTACACCCTCTCCCCctacaccccctcctctctcgccgtcATAGATACAAGCCCCCCTTCCACCCATCCACATCATACatacacactcacacgcacgcgcgcacacgctaCTTCCACGTGCGTGACCAACACATCCCCCGAggccccgccaccaccacttcgcactcacacacatacacacacatatacatattACGTAGCGAGAGAAAAGCAGacgcgcaccccctcctcccgtgTACATTGGCCTCCACACCGCAGGCGCTCTAGAGCAAGGGGCTCTCGACCGCGTATCGGGTGCTGCATGCTCCGCACAAAGGGCGAAGGTATGGAAGCACACGCAGCGTAGCGGCTACCCGTGCAGACAGACACGACCCACCACATAATAATGTTTCGTCGTGGCTTTCCGCTGCTCTCGACGCTGCCACCAGACACAAGTAAGCTCTTTGGCGCTAGCCGTCGTCGtacaccgcagcagcagcgcgtctaCAACCAACTGAAAACGACATCTATTCAGGCTGCGTTCCCTCACATCGCCGCCTGCTGGGTGGGGCCGTGCTGGGGCACCGTTATGCAGACGCCGAGCAATGTATCACCCGTGTGCATGAAGATGGcggtgtggcgctgctctcaCTGCTTGCAGGAGTTCGAGATGGTAGTGGGGCACTTTATtgatggaggcggcgtgTGCCCGCATTGCCATAGTCCGCAGAAGAAGCTGGACAACGTGACGGTGCGCAACGCGCAAGGGGAACTGGTGACCAAGAAGCCCCAATACGTGAAGGCGCCGCGCATGATTCACTCGAACTACCGTAGCGTGCTCTTCGCCAATCCCCACTGGGAGTCGCTGAACATTCAGCCCAtgcttgcgcagcgctgGGAGCTTGTGGCGGACGAGCTCatgaagagcagcaacggcgagagcggcaccgcttcCGACAAGCATCTgctcctcgcctcccccaAGATCGATGGCATCCGCTGCATGATTGGGTACAACGAGAAGCTTCGCGAGGTACAGTTCTTCTCTCGTGGCGGCATCGTCCTCGAGTGCTGCCACGGCCTCgtcccgcagctgctgccgctctttgAGAAGGACCCGACGCTCATGCTAGACGGCGAGCTCTTTGCGCCCGAGTGCAACTTCGAGCAGCTCAACGGGCTTGTACGTCGACTCAACAAGAAGTCCGACCCAAAAATTatggaggcgcaggcgcgcctgctAGAGTACTTCGCGTTCGACATCATGTACAGTGCGCAGCTCTCGTCCGTATCGGCTCCTTTCGACGAGCGCTACATGCTGCTCAAGAAGCTCATCCCCGTGTGCGGCGCGAAGCGGATTAGCAACTACGTTCACGACGACACGCGGAAGAAGGTGATCCGCGCTACGCACGGCGGtgtggcgacagcggcagcggcaaacGGTCAGGCCGTGAAGATCTACCATGTACCTGCCGCGCAGGTGCACCCGAGCGACATGGAGGACGTGCTGAACGAGGCGTGCTCGCAGGGGTTTGAGGGCGTCATGATCCGCCTTCCCAAGTTCCCCTACGAGCACGGCAAGCGCAGCTTCGGGCTGCTCAAGTACAAGCAGATGCACGACGCTGAGTTTAAGATTGTCGGCTTCGTGCCCGGTGAAGGCAAGTTCAAGAGCGCTCTTGGCGCCTTCGTCTGCACAACCAAGGACGGCAAACACTTCAACACGCCACCCAAGGTCTCCTGCAAGCACCGCATCGAGCTGTGGGAGCACCGTAGGGAGTATCTAGGCAAGTACCTGACGGTGCAGTATCAAGAGCTCTCCTCGCAGAACGTGCCGCGCTTCCCTATCGCCAAGGCCATTCGCGGTAGTGAGGATAAGCGAGATTGGCTGTGAAGAGAAAACagctcagagagagagacatgcaCGCGGGGGTGCTCCATGCAAAACGAAGAAGCACGAGGCACCACCTACGAGATGCTTGGAGAGATGGACTGAAGGCAGCCCTCTGCATTCGTGGGCAGGCGCCCTGTTCTCCGCCCTCCACCACAgtggccaccgccacctctccCGCCATGGCGTGCTCGCGTTTGGTGGTGATGCGGgtccgtttttttttttgtgtgtgtgtgtgtgtgtttcttcgGAGGGGCGggtggctgccgtgcgcaTGCACGGGCATCCTCCGTTTTCATAGAACCTCAATAGTAGCAGCCCCTCAAACATACgcgcaccctccctcccccaccccaatCCACCCCGCccgactctctctccctttttcgcCGTCACTACTGTTCGCTGTGGCTCCGTGCTCATgttgcgcatgtgcgtgcgcgccacaCTCCCTTTcgactgcggcgccgcgaccgcAGCCGTAACGAAGAATCAAAGCGAGGCGAGTGATGAGCACTCTGCAGAGAGCACGCAACCGTGAAGGTGAGAGGGCGCGCATGGGGCTCTGGCGAGGTCAGCTGCCCCCACGGcgagcacgtgcgcctcGCGTTGTCTTTGCTTCTTCTGCGTATCCTTTCCTGCCATGCATGACCCACTGCGGGGTGGAGCGTCGACACCTCtctggagagagagagatctgCGGTGCCCAGCTAGATGAAGATGCTATGGCATATGCGTGCAATGTGAGTGTCTGTGCCTCAGCTGCATCtgtgtggcagcggcgagctCAAGGTGCTCCTCTAGTTcccgcatcgcctcctcctcgaaaACCGGCGTTGCAGTGCGTCCCCTcccgcgtgcacacacacgccctcttttccctctctgcttcgccgccgcacacccctctcgctcgctctgcgctgctgtggccaAGAcatacacgtacacacataGCGCTCAGTGCACCCAACCAACCCTCTTATCGCCCCTTCCATAATGTGGCGCAGCCTCTATCGGCGTGCGCCCGTTCCTAATGATGTCACTGGCCTCCGAGGCGTAGCCGATCGCGCTGCCCACGGGTGGCAGAGAAGAACGGCGGCTGTCACTGGCTTGCTAACTACGcagtcgtcgtcgcgcagccATCTTGGTGCACGTCTCCTGTCGTCATCGGCATCGTCGCTTCGTGCGAACCCTCGCAGATGCATCGGTGCGCCAGGCTCGGCGCCGCacccctgcagcgccgctcgccATCTTTCGTACGTCACGAATGCGGCGAACTTTGAagcagaggtgctgcagtCGCAGCAAGCCATCTGCCTCATCTACTACATACCGAATAGAAACTGCTCCGCGTACCTGAAAGCTGCCGAGAAGCTGGTGGATTCGATCAACGCTCAGGCAACAGGGCTggacgcagcagcgtcgacgagcggcagcggtggcggcgcagcggaggTGTCACTGTCAGAGCTAACCGTGGAGGTGAACGGCACGCAGGTGTCAGAAACCGCTGAGGGCGACGCAGCTCCGTCCACGTTGTCGCCAGCTTcatctgctgcgccaacCCAGCGGCCAAACAAGATGGAGTGGTTGAAGCTCTGCACGATCAACGCGGACGAGAACCGCAATTTagcctccgccttctcggTGGAGCGCGCGAGGCTGCCGATTACATACTTCGTGATGCAAGGCACCATTGTCGATAAGGTCGTGGGCCACGTCGCTGAGGCGCGACTGAGCAGCATCCTCATCAAGTTCCTCGAGCACTACCAGAAGGAAATGAACGTGGATCTTCTCGCACGACAGAACAAGTCGAGCAGGACGGGCGGCGCCAGTGCCAGCCCgctcccctccgccgccacagcagacCTTCTCAGTGGCGCCTCGACGGCGTTCTTGCAGGAGAAGATCATGAACGCCCTAGTAGGTGCGGACATGATCCAGCTGCCCGAGGAAGCCGAGAAACTCGACGGTCTGCGACGCACGTTGCaggaagcaaagaaaaaggcgcacgcagagctgcaggagtTGCACAAGCAGCTGGGCATGGAcgtgcgccgcctcagcgACGCTGAGATGCAGGCCTACTACTTTAAAGCCCCGCAGTTCTACGCACTCGGTCGGCTTTGTGCGCTCGAGGCGCTTTACCTTGCGCGGTCGCACGCGACGCTCGGCGATGTGGCGCGCGTCAACGTGGACTGGGCCCGTCATGCAGTGCGCAAAGACTTTGAGGCCATTCAAGGCGACCTCGTGCTGCGGCGGGTGCTGGCCTTGGTGGATGCGAACCTGGTTCGTGGTGAGCTGCgcacagcggcggtgctggcggcgcaggatgCGAACCGGCTCTGCAGCGTCCTAGCCGCGATGGACACCGACGATGtgcgcggtgcgcagcatcgcAACACCCTaaaggagatggaggcgctTATCGCGGGGCAGAGCCAGTACTGCCTGGACATGCTGCGCATCATCGACAACATCGACAGCCGAGCACTCGATGGCAGCGCGTTCCCATCTGCGATCGTAGATCAGCTGTTTGAGCTGCTGAAGAGCAATCTGAAGCTGAGTCGGACGCATCTCTCGCAGTCATCGCGGACTGCAGAGGCCGATGCGCCGGACGCCGGAGGCGCCGAAGAGAGCATGAAGGTTTTCATGGACGGCAAGGCGATCGATACGACGGCGAAGCGGGTACTGATGGCGAAGGCACGAGTGCCGCAAGTTCGAACGTTGATCATGTCCCTTCTCCAGCTCTATCCGACGGATCCGAAGAGCCAAGACGCGCGGTCACGATTGGCTTCCCTCCTTTAttgaggagagagacgctgccgtcgcgggTGGCGAGAGAATCAGTGCGCCCTCACAAGTGTCACGGCCCGCCGCGTTGAAGTTCGTCGGAGTGCAGATCTAcaaaggggagggggcgcctACGTCGTTCGCTCCGACCGTGACGAGACAGCTCTTGCAGAgactctctcctctctcgccctcgctACCCCTTCCCctaccaccgccaccaccatcccTTCAGCCCCGCGGCGGGCAGGGCATAAACCGGACGAAGAAAAGCGGATGCACGCAAGGCCCCCTCTCAACCACGTCTGTCTATCCCTccgtcgccctctccctctccctggGGAGGGCGTGGGTTGGTGTAGGCTTGTGTgggagggagtgggaggCGGTAGTTATCAAGTTTCTCGGGGAATCGGGAcagtcgcagcggcgtcgttgcTTCTCTTCGGTCTGTCTCCTTGACTTCGTTAGGCGCACGCGGTTGAAGATGTTCTTCgacgtgcctgtgtgtgtgtctgcgtagGGGCACGTCACgcacgctgccgtcgtcctTGTCGCCGACGTTTTGCTTCTTTCCCGTGTGAGTACTTCACAGCtgacccccacccccgctctcGAGTCTGAAGTATCGCGTCGCACCCCAATGTCCAAACCCCTCAGTCCGCCCTCCACACGCGAAGCGATAAAGAAAAAAGACAACGGATGCATGGATCAcagagcgcacgcgcaccaaAAGGCGGTGCATGGGCACTGTCGTGTACGTGCCGCGTTGGCACGACCCAGCCCATCGCTTGCATGCtagctctccctccctctcccctctgccTGCCATTACTCAGACACggactctctctctcatcgTGACACGTATGTGCGTATTCCAGCGCTGATCATTTCTCGAGGCCCGAGAGGCACTCGGAGCTGTCAAGGAGAAGGCCGCGACACAACGGAAGCACGGGCGCGAGCAAGTCGGCTTCGCCGGAAGAGCACAAGGCGAGCAgtgagaaaaagagaaggacaCACCCCAAGCAGCTTCTCGCTcactggcacacacacgcgttgcaATGCCGCCGTTCAGTggcaagaagaagaaggagcagctgcaggcgaagcggcagcgcaagcgGGATGAAGAGGAGCGCTCAAAGGTGCGCGACCGAGAGCgggagaagctgcgcgaggagctcaTGGAGCGCGGCGAGGATGCTTCCGAGGCAGTCCTCGACTCTCTCCTGCGCGAGCGAGCGAATCTGCAGCACTCAGCGCGTGGACGccgctcgcggcggcgcgaaaaagagaacgccgccgcgcatcgAAAAGCTGtcggcggtgacgacgaggacgacgaatctggcagcggtgcatcaTCGGATGGCTCGAACCGCGAAGGTGGAGGCaagctgcggcgcagcgcaccgtcGACCATGATGTACAGCGCAGACCGTCAGCATGGTGTGCGCAGCATCTTCGTCAAAGAATCTGCCGCCGTCATTGCCGCCCGCAAGCAGCTGAGCTATCAACCGATTCCGTGCCGCACAACGATGCCGCCAACAGGCATCCCGTTCGGAGAGTGGTTCACCTTTCCATCCTCTGCGTCCTCAGCCGCGGCAGTGGTGTCGGCAGGCACGAACTCCaagcgtggcggcgcttgGGACGGCGGAGATGGTGCGCCAATGTgcgcggaggagaagctcgCCCTCAtcgcggcggagcagcggcgccgcatgGAGCGCCCGTTGGTGGCGTCGGCCGGGGACGCGCTCGGCGGCGTGAGTAGCAGCACATTCTTCCCGTTCGCGGTGGAACTGCCCTCGCGAGGCTGGCACGTCGGAGCGGAAGGCAGCGCAGTGGTGGCAGATGCAAGCATAATCATGGCCGGTGCTGGTGATGCTTCAACCCAACTGCAGTCGGACCGGCCGAGAGCGGCAGATCCTcaagcagctggaggcgacTCCGCCACCCCGGCGTCAGAAGACGGGCAAGAGGAGGTGGCGTGCGCGGGTCAACGCAGCTCTAGCCATAATGAGGCAAGTGGAGCAGACAGCAACGATGTCGGCGCTTCCGCAGTCCGCacaggcgccgctgccgcgaaggGCCATAATCAAGGCGACGCGCAGTACATCAGAAGCATCGAGAAGAAGCGGTTTTCCCTCTACACGGACTGTGTGGACGCTTACCCCTTTCCTGCGGCGCTCGTGGGCCTGGAGGTGAGCTCCTACGAACGGAACGTGGAGGtgtggcagcagctgtggcgcacTGTGGAGCTGAGTGACATCCTTGTCGTGGTGGCCGATGCGCGGTACCCCATCATACACGCCCACCTCGGTCTTCTCACCTACATAACGAAGGAGCAGCGCAAGccgtgcgtgtttgtgctgAACAAGGAAGACCTCGTGCCAGCCTCCACGctccggcgctggcagcggtTCCTGTTTCATTACTTGGATGACTTGGGCTTCTCCGTGGAGCCGCCAGATGCAGCGGAGCAACCGGAAGAGAAGGATACCGAGTGGTGCAACAGCGACGGTATTGGTCAAGGGGGCTCCGCTAGTGGGCGCATTGTACTGCGCACCTTCACCGCTAACCCGCGTCCTGAAACGGCAGGGCAACGCGACGGTGATGTGGACGTGACACGGCGGCAGAAGAACCGCAAGAAGGCGAACGAGCACATGTacgagaagctgcgcacTGGCCGGCTAAGCGTGGCGAAGCACCTTGGCGGTGAtcagcgcggcgcagcagatggcaacgacgacgacgagagcGAAGAGGATGACGACCTCCGTTACGACACCACGGAGATGTTTGTGGGAATGATGGCCGCTCAGCACGCGCTTCAGCAGGACCGCCGCGCCTACAAGGAGCTCGAGGTGGTAGCTGGCAAGATCACCGAGCTGTTGGCGACATGTCGCCGCTtgggcaccgccgcgcgtgcCACGGCGCACGGAGTGAATaccgcagcggtggagcggTCCGATGCGGCCCCGTCGTCCTCACCGGCGTACgcgacgtcgtcgctgccgtgtgcggcgctgcgtgccgcacacaagcacaagaAAGCGCAGAAGAGAAATGCGgctcgtcgcggcggcggaggcggtgggggtGGTGGCATGTGCGGTACTCTAGCTGGTGACGACTCCGGAAGCGCGaacagcgacgacgctgtGGAGGACCGGGCGCCAGACAGCCCCTCGTACCTTCACATAGGCTTCATTGGCCACCCCAACGTCGGCAAATCATCCCTGCTCAACTGCATTCGCGGCACGAAGGTGGTCTCGGTGAGTGCCACACCAGGCCACACGAAGCATATGCAGACAATCCCAGTGCCGAGCGAGCACTTGACGTTGGTGGATAGCCCCGGTCTGGCCCTCCCCGTCTTCGGCGTGCCGCGTCCGCTGCAGGCTGTCCTTGGGACGCACCAGATCGCCCAGACACGCGACCCGCAGACAAGCATCAGCTACCTGGCGGCGTACCTACCAATCGAGAAGGCGTACGGACTGCAGCGACCCGAGCATGCGCTGCCGGAGGTTGGCTGGAGTTCTTACGAGCTGTGTGAGGCCTACGCAAAGAAACGCGGCCTCTTCGTGAAGCATGGCAAGGGTGCCCTCGACGTCCACCGTGCGGCCATCGCCCTTCTTCAGGAGGCCTACGAGGGGCGGCTTGCCCTCTTCTATGCACCACCAGAGTTGAACCTTCTGCAGTCCGCTTGGTATCGCGAGCGTATTCGCCCGCACCTCCTGTTGTCGGTGTTCAAACCCGTT from Leishmania donovani BPK282A1 complete genome, chromosome 26 harbors:
- a CDS encoding DNA ligase k alpha, putative; its protein translation is MKATVLRRPGGSGLVGYPTLLRLRAVKRVATAKVKGTARSGRAKEAAAPTAGSGHGSHKLSLAEFHPAIARTWIAAASNKMLQPQHVAPDSRKLAWWICPSCHHQHNKRIDLHLAAGGACPKCEAKPTLAGGASVKKSASSSRGASNPASPLRKKQASAASAHEPVPAAAALRHRCRPNSTLDTIAARNANLLSKSVADNQYLRVQETRNLLPMLAKSYDKERWKIAPAEVLQVSPKLDGIRCVAAYRIDTKQVLFFSRSGTLFECCDDAIEPALQYLFEKDPTLVLDGELYNDSINLAQLSTACKTAGKTTPPPPTAALAEADPVLAFYNALLVAAYGKKKHKGGCAPAAAVPQADAPTVIRFDQLTSAIRTTRQWRTPEVAALQRQLQYHVFDVLYSREFPYGRGSAVPFSVRYGVLERLLASATAYNLAHISQYNPLVLRRVPSYSCTIDAVDAVLQAAIRVGYEGIMIRRECQGATTAAGKDGSEKVESATKKIKRCAASSGSKAGAGAATANSDGGYGYGQRSSTLLKYKVMQDAEYVIVGAVEGSGKWKGFLGSFICVTPDKKHRFTVTPASTDADKRRMWQSWKTVYKGKALTVQYQEITADGVPRFPVGKCVRGAADGRDWL
- a CDS encoding DNA ligase, putative → MQTPSNVSPVCMKMAVWRCSHCLQEFEMVVGHFIDGGGVCPHCHSPQKKLDNVTVRNAQGELVTKKPQYVKAPRMIHSNYRSVLFANPHWESLNIQPMLAQRWELVADELMKSSNGESGTASDKHLLLASPKIDGIRCMIGYNEKLREVQFFSRGGIVLECCHGLVPQLLPLFEKDPTLMLDGELFAPECNFEQLNGLVRRLNKKSDPKIMEAQARLLEYFAFDIMYSAQLSSVSAPFDERYMLLKKLIPVCGAKRISNYVHDDTRKKVIRATHGGVATAAAANGQAVKIYHVPAAQVHPSDMEDVLNEACSQGFEGVMIRLPKFPYEHGKRSFGLLKYKQMHDAEFKIVGFVPGEGKFKSALGAFVCTTKDGKHFNTPPKVSCKHRIELWEHRREYLGKYLTVQYQELSSQNVPRFPIAKAIRGSEDKRDWL
- a CDS encoding guanine nucleotide-binding protein-like protein, which translates into the protein MPPFSGKKKKEQLQAKRQRKRDEEERSKVRDREREKLREELMERGEDASEAVLDSLLRERANLQHSARGRRSRRREKENAAAHRKAVGGDDEDDESGSGASSDGSNREGGGKLRRSAPSTMMYSADRQHGVRSIFVKESAAVIAARKQLSYQPIPCRTTMPPTGIPFGEWFTFPSSASSAAAVVSAGTNSKRGGAWDGGDGAPMCAEEKLALIAAEQRRRMERPLVASAGDALGGVSSSTFFPFAVELPSRGWHVGAEGSAVVADASIIMAGAGDASTQLQSDRPRAADPQAAGGDSATPASEDGQEEVACAGQRSSSHNEASGADSNDVGASAVRTGAAAAKGHNQGDAQYIRSIEKKRFSLYTDCVDAYPFPAALVGLEVSSYERNVEVWQQLWRTVELSDILVVVADARYPIIHAHLGLLTYITKEQRKPCVFVLNKEDLVPASTLRRWQRFLFHYLDDLGFSVEPPDAAEQPEEKDTEWCNSDGIGQGGSASGRIVLRTFTANPRPETAGQRDGDVDVTRRQKNRKKANEHMYEKLRTGRLSVAKHLGGDQRGAADGNDDDESEEDDDLRYDTTEMFVGMMAAQHALQQDRRAYKELEVVAGKITELLATCRRLGTAARATAHGVNTAAVERSDAAPSSSPAYATSSLPCAALRAAHKHKKAQKRNAARRGGGGGGGGGMCGTLAGDDSGSANSDDAVEDRAPDSPSYLHIGFIGHPNVGKSSLLNCIRGTKVVSVSATPGHTKHMQTIPVPSEHLTLVDSPGLALPVFGVPRPLQAVLGTHQIAQTRDPQTSISYLAAYLPIEKAYGLQRPEHALPEVGWSSYELCEAYAKKRGLFVKHGKGALDVHRAAIALLQEAYEGRLALFYAPPELNLLQSAWYRERIRPHLLLSVFKPVFLAST